A segment of the Nasonia vitripennis strain AsymCx chromosome 2, Nvit_psr_1.1, whole genome shotgun sequence genome:
tgtgaagcagttttataatttccgtagaaattgttatcagaatgttattgaaattcctttattgtaaattcaacttataatgtatttttgtttttttaataataataatctacaatcttttatcttttgccatagtgcattttttgtattgagcataaaatatattattttacgatgtttttacaataatggtagtcctcataaaagtgtttaaagcacaatgcttttttgcaccaaccacatcgtacaattgcaatgtttgtgcacccttctatttcacaatgtgttgcacaagactttccaaaactgaaatctataggattatcaaatttatctggtttttcattgacgtaaccgcttttataccaggaatatttaaacaaatctatatatctcggtgaagacagttggttgtgaaccaatgattgaagtttaattatattatttctcacatgtaaattcatatcatgatccattaacattacattatcagaaaatgttcggacaaagtttttccaaatacggaatccatagacaccaagtggttgtatttttcctgtggttccagttggaatttttttatgttaataattttattttgtggcattgtttcttctataactttgtcacaatgaccactccaagaatcaagtaatagtattgagtgatggcctacatagggataaaatattttttccaaccagattttgaagtgatctgcaattaaacgacttactaattaactgatcaacgatattacaatgtaaaaattgttattagttcccttacttgttgttaattttccagatttggatgcttccacgtacatgttttctggtctaaatatgttttgttctacaatagggccaaacttgccacttggttcctttaaaacatgaaatagcggtgacaacagttgtccagtagctgatattagtggctgtatagtataactatgcgttgttgctgaaattgactgtaccagacattgcacttgcttttctccttctactgctaatgttcttccagaatgcatttctagctgaaatccgctctgatctgtattatacaaattttcgagtccaatccttggtatacacgatttaacgtcatcgataaatgcttcagctttagccgtaagttctgcactactttctagtgtttttcttgttatgaacttatttattttcctagaaactattcggtgtgcttgcttaaatttgagtaaccaatgtttagaagctttgaatctaatatcatcaaaaccaatttcttttttagcttgtaaggcccatcgaattatatcttcatcatggataattgaaccactgtcgagagctgcttgaaaattatccagggtatactgacaaatttgtgctactttttctctatacgtgccacctttattaattgaatgagcccaacgacgtagctgactaatagatgatacttttttgaatctgttttgcactgttttgagacttaaattttgcttcgttttgctacttctccaaaattctacagctctttttttgtattcaaaatctagttcttcattatctgctgtacattgatttgttggtgctatatccggatcaggaaaatgatgttgcacttcatcttcaattatttccgcattatggtctttatactcttcttgaaaatccaaagagtcatcagtaatcatttctacatcgttgaaatcatgtgttgcatctattaaaatttcttttattttttcggccaactctgtttcgtgataattcgtgacactatctggtatgtttaacgcttgaaagtatgctaataataagtttagaacgtttaacggattaattttcatttttcaatctaaaatgaaaacaagcggtaaaatttatacaagctgtgtttttgcatgtaaggcacgactgctacatttctaccagaataaaacgagtgaatgtaaattgaatcaaatcattaatttatgcattggagaagaattctcgttccactttgtgatgttcggaaaactctatttttggttttattcaacttttattcactttgaaattgaataatgtaaatctatataaaatcactaaagaaaattttctacaactgtatgataccactgacaaacaaaaagacgtactattcgtactttccggcatcgaactagaatacctacaaaactcactcactgcctaaaaagtaacacaggcagctgaggtaaacactcgatgaaaacaatctaaaaaaagaacatactgattcgcacatattgtcaacaacttttatgagtgaaagacatttatctgtggaattatcattgaatgtacgataacattcattaaactaatgaatgcatataaaattccctttcaataacaacgtgttctttaattgcaaatgaagttcgagtattaatattcttttatgtatttttaccaataacaaaaattatcatagtaatataataataataataataagaagaagaataagcataattgcaatagcaataataacagtaatactgataatagcaatgataatgaaaaataataataataattagaataatatttattattaaatttagattttttgacaaattcattaaatcgtagcaaatagtattattatgggattccagactgtaaatattttactatagatacaataatcattacttcgagaattcatctaaaaaactttcggcttacgaaataattgtaacaatgaaaaactcccaagtttgacaacattaaattttattacaaaacgcaaaagagtttgataaactaattttattaacctatgttttttcatttgcaaaaaagtgtggactttttgaatttataaaattatataattatgcaatttatgaaatactttataatttatgaaattacttttgaaattatgctaatttataaaagcagaaaaataaataatctttgattgaaacataaaacgagacgttatttgttacatacaaaatgatagaataaaatatcggtaatatgtctatatgtctatactcgtgtctacggtaaagcataggccttcggcttgtctggaggttaggggtttggagtcgtttggttaaaaagcacaaccatttagcctatttgttctttaggggtttagggtttaaggctctttagttcacatgtacaggctacaaagatcacacatttgtaaacaagtttttttgaaagttaaaattttttttcgacattttcgtcctccacattggtttcgccattttgtatttttaaaatctgatatcagatttgtaaagagcgatctcgaaaacccctatatacaaaccttctacaaaatattatggatttaagtatacttatagttatgttgtgttaggggtggtttacccccctaaggggaagtatctatgaaaaaaccgaaaaacttaatttgtttattatagatgtttacaaattttttccaaattttttagtcgtttaaaacttttttattatataaaattttttttcgatatttccgtccgccatattggatccgccattttgaattttcaaaatctgataacagatttgtaatcagcgacctcgaaaacctctatatacaaactttctacgaaatattatgtattgaattacatatttacagttattttgtgttaggggtggtttacccccttagggataatatttatgaaaacaccgaaagacgtcaactaaattttgttattaaggatgtttaaacattttttccaattttttttagtcggtttaaacatttttattataaaattatgccaaaaaatatatgttttcaacccctaaaaaataggggatgctacccttactcttcaaatcaccatgaaatacttgctctttttgtaagaaataacctccaatttgtttcattgaaaaatattaattttaagccgagatatttaaaaaaaacactttttggtggttaactttaggggaggtttttaccccttaaaagtgaaaattagccgataaaaaaaaatacgtgtctcttatttttttatgttctacaacatatatgaaaatcatcaaaatcggtgagttcgggttgggtacctttccttgtaagtagCACTTTTATGCACGGCGTGAGGTTAGGGCCCAAGCATAGTATCATATagaattttatagcactgggTGGCATAAATCCGCATCTATGTCGCGCATATCCGTCGCATAAATAGTCCATTATTGCACCGTGCTGATCGCcttcgctacgctcgggcgataactgcacggtgcaaaaatggactgtttaggccacggataggcgtgacagcagatttatgctagtcagtgctataaaatagcgTACGATACTcgtggcataaatagtccGATACGGCACGACGTTTAGctccctcgctacgctcgggtgctaataCACGCCGTGCCGTAATAGACTATTTATGCCACTTGTATCGTAATACACTGTTATAACAGAGCCTACCTAAGCCCACTAACACGCCTATTCGTGTCATAAGCAGTCCTATCTTGCACCGTGAGATTATCGcacgagtgtgataaacacggtgcaaaaaggactacttaggtcacggataggcgtgacttaagcTCGAGAGCTTgggccacactgtgctataaatatACTATTCTACTGGTTTTTTATTGCTgtataagaaaagaaaaggtaaataaaataaagaaagggTTAAATTCTTTGGTAAATACGACTATTTTATTCAACTAAATAACTATCAATCTAAACTTAAGCTACGGGAGCAACGGGGAGATGAGCACCCTGGGGCTGGAATCCGTTCTCGTCAGCGACGTAGTTGACGGTGTAGGTGACGCCATCGATAACGAAACTGTAAGATCCACGGACGCGGAGGACGGATTCTTCGGCGCTGCGGGTCTCGACCTGAGCGGACTCCTCGTGCTGCTGTCCGTTGCTCAGTTCATAGCCATATCTGTAGTTGTCGAGGCCGATGTTGTCAGAGGGTGTCTCTTTGACAACAAAAACGTCTTCATTCTTCTGGAaggaagcagcggcggcaacGGCCAAGAGGGCGGCGAATACTGCGAtctgaaattttatattttatcgttaaattaacgatttttttttattttgattgttATTCACATTGTTTAAAGTCTATTTcctcatttttcttttattacttCGGCAAAATATCAATCGTtcgtaaaaaatatcaatagtTGGTGAATGATGTCCGAGGTAGTTCacattatataaattattcatttctGTATTGTATTAAGATAGTGTATTGTGCAACCTGGTTGCAAAGGCCTAAGAATAGCCTTTATCGTGCTTTAAATGCATGATAAAGGGCCTACCATATGTATATGTGTTaaagaaatattataaattatcaaGGGCGAAAAAAGCGATTACAAACGAGCCTGAAGTTCACACCCAAGCGCAATGAGAGTGGCTATTACAATTACCAAAATCGTATTTTTGCTTATGATAAacgtaatatttttgttgtaaacaTGTGTACAAAAGCTCACTTTAGCGCTTTGGTTATACACGATGTacttattcatatttttctctGGAAATATAGGATCTGACACGTGCATATAGATATGGCTGGAAAATACATCTATATTACTTTCAACCAAGTCTATATGCATGCAATACTTTCGGTGCAGgtgtgataaaaataataacttttaaCTGATTCACTGTGATTTTTCTGTCACACTTGATAAACTGTCCAGTAAACGATTTAAACCAAGTCTCTGGTGCAAACTTCACTAAGAAGTGATATCACTACGTACCGTCTTCATGTTTCTTGAGGTTTTGGAGAAACCGAGGAGTTCTGAATTGGATGAGAGTTAGCGAGAACTGATTGCAGATAGGTGCAACTCTGGCTGATTTTATACCTGCTCCACTGGTGACCTCCTACTACCGAAAAATTTCTTCTTGCCTTAGGCGACTATTATCACAGATATTCAGATGGCTCCTCCCCTCTCATCATTCACCTTTGGCACTGATGCTTTTGGCTCACCTTTACTCTGAGCTACAGATACttaaatccttttttttttactgacCTTCAGGCGTGTCTGCTCTTGCGCCTTCGGAGGCACACGCAATAGTTCGATGCGACGTGACTGTTTTATAATCATCATAGAAATAATTAACAATATTTAGATTgtgctgtaattatttaattgtcACATATTGTTATTACACATGCTAAATTTTGAACAGGTGATTTAATCTAGGCGCTGAGCACTTTTCGTCGGACTTGAATGGCCAGTAGATCACCAAGGttttttctatgtatttttgcCTCCTGAACACGAATTTCGAGGTTGGAATGCCCAAAAGTGGTCaggtaatttgttattaacaaattaactgttaatatttaacaaaattatattattttaaaccagaaaacatttttttagattctttatatgattctaaatcgaaaatgttcttataagaATTTCTGAAAAAGactttgtttttgagtaaaaatttatcaaatttgataaaattgaGAGAAAAATTGCGATTTTGACCGGATTTTAGTACTTTTACTCGAAAACAAagcctttttcagaaaatcttataggaacattttcgatttagaatcatataaagaatctaaaaaactgtttttgggttgaaatacttgaaaaaaaaaaataattttgttaaatattaacaattaatttgttaataacaaattatcAGACCACTTTTGGGCATTCCACCCTCGAAATTCGTGTTCAGGAGgcaaaaatacatagaaaaaaCCTTGGTGATCTACTGGCCATTCAAGTCCGACGAAAAGTGCTTAGCGCCTAGACTAATTCTGCGCCTAACCAAATTATCACCCGATTCCATCCATTTCACCTCTAAAAAAGAGATTGCGATTTAGTATCTTATTGTACCTATAGAACAGAAAACTACTTCAGAGAGCTTCTTGATGCATTGGCGCATTGTCCGCGCGCATTTTAGAAGTCAAGTTTATCGAAGGATGATATTTTAAGTCTTTCATTAGCTTAAGTGCATTTATAGCATGAGCGGCTCAAGCAGGCCcaacaaaaagtatttttaacatgAGTGGCATACCAAGCTCGTAGATAATGATGAAGGAAAAAGAAAGCTCCACCTATCTTTGCTCAGCAGTATGGACAAGAGTCCAGTCCAAGACTGCTTTGTTCTGGATGCATCAtggtaattttaatttttaaaaatcaagaaTTTTGCGACATTTGCGAATTATCATACGTTACAATTTTCACTGAAAATTGGGAATTGATACTTTCCTCGCAAAGCTATTAACCCAAATCGAATACAATGCCATTCCTCTTTTGTTATAGTAAGGAATTTTGCAGGACGCTATTAATCATGctgtttttatatatacacaacaATCATTTGGTTGCTTATATTATTCATCAACGCTTCGAATGAATGGGttcgcaattttttttcatatacctaatttgaaataaatgatggtttattattgcaaattttgttattaaagtTATATATTGATGATAATTTCCAAATACGTATCAAGTATAGACAATATTCTTAtaaaaatcctttttttttagttttaatgCTATTATATATTGCTAAGACTTTATTGAGTCTTTATAATCACAAGATATTacaaatagttaaaaaaaaaacatcaaaacGTCCGTGTTGATAAATTTGTACATCGAACCATTTATCTCACGAGgaaaaatgtagaaaaaaTCTCTATTCATAATCGGGTTACGGTTTTTATTCAACCAAGTTGGTTTATcttttgttacattttttgtattctATTTTGCGAAaatatatcgtcgctccgtacgaagactagcacagttcaaattttcaaacgaaaactgCGACAACTCACGACTTGTCGCGAAGAGTAGCGCAGTTCAGAAATGCGGTCAAGGGACAACTCGCGagtttatattacttaaactGTGAGTATTTGACGTTTTTGTTGTGTTATTGGGTTGGTTAAGTTCATGgaaaccttggacaaagacagacaaacctaAAAGTTTTAAGAAGTTTCGGAAATTTCTAAAAGACgtgaacaatttaaaaaaatgtttgtacaaaactattgtatttttgaaaacaattttaaattcggtaaaaagttgtaaattgtgaatatttaaaaatgttaatttggGACAGTTCTGCAcaaatcgggaaatttttatagaaattcgttgtttaagTTGTGagaaagtttgagttgtgttagtcttcgcgggaaattttgagttgtgctacttatgacgggaaatttgaacagtgctactcttcgtagggagcgacgatattatGCGCGGCTCGAGCGAATCGAGTTCAAAAAGTCTACATATGGGGCTCAAATCCTATTCTTACTCATTATGTCATATGTTTTAACACGATCCGAACCGGATTGTATAgcaaaactttaattttttgtttttattaatctcatttttcaaaaccGACTGTGTGAAACAACTTTCGTATCAAATCTCGGAATAAGCTAATGCACTGACACCTAAAATAAACGCTTATCAAAATATTGCTCTAAAAAACATTTCTTGAttaaatctataatttttttaagtctatagaatttttttctgtacGTGCTTATGTACATGTGAAACACACCCGAGAAGACTCTAAGGCTGCGTCCACAATTGAGCGTTAGGGTTTACGTAGAACATAAAGTTTTGGGCAATACTGCTAATCCACTGTAGCAGACTGCAGTTGAAACGAAGAAACACACCtgctcaaaatttaacctataaaaatgtttaaatttgaattgtatggtaataaattgcaaaatgctttttttaaataatattataaaattttgtaagagattatattataataaattagtttctgattaaaaaaaggcctaccactgtctcaaaaaaggaaaggagaatacaaaataacgcacatttccaaatgaaaattttattattataattagttaaATAGCATAGGCAATGATTGTATGATTATGTTCTTCATTGTATAAGTAAGCGATTAATAGCTTCAAACTGAAATTCTGAGAttctcctttccttttttgagacagtggtagacctttttttaatcagaaactaatttattataatacattctcttacaaaattttataattttatttgaaaaaagaattttacaatttattaccatacaattcaaatttaaacatttttataggttaaattttgagcaGGTGTGTTCCTTCGTTTCAACTGCAGTCTGCTACAGTGGATTGTCAGTACTGCCCAAAACGTTATGTTCTACGTAAACCCTAAACGTATACGCTCAATTCTGGACGCAGCCTAAATGCTACACTCTCCAAATTTGTGCCAGTCTTTGTCAGCAAGCAAGCATGCTTATGCAAGCACAATGTATCAatcaatttatatatatatattactctTTCAAATTTACTGCAACATAGTTCGACAATGTGAAATGAAGAAATGTGTATCAATTCTCTTTGaaacataatttttcataaaataggTATAAAAAATACAGCCATGACCCGATACATATATTTTCTAcaagttttcttttataattattcagCGATCTATCATCAGCatgtaatatgtattatagATCAGAGATTTGCTCGAAAAACGGATGCATATATTCCAAAtgagttattttaaaattatcattacgCAGGAAAGAAAAAGGGTAAATAAAGAAAGGGTTAAATTCTTTGGCAAATACGACTATTTTATTCAACTAAATAACTATCAATCTAAACTTAAGCTACGGGAGCAACGGGGAGATGAGCACCCTGGGGCTGGAATCCGTTCTCGTCAGCGACGTAGTTGACGGTGTAGGTGACGCCATCGATAACGAAACTGTAAGATCCACGGACGCGGAGGACGGATTCTTCGGCGCTGCGGGTCTCGACCTGAGCGGACTCCTCGTGCTGCTGTCCGTTGCTCAGTTCATAGCCATATCTGTAGTTGTCGAGGCCGATGTTGTCAGAGGGTGTCTCTTTGACAACAAAGACGTCTTCATTCTTCTGGAaggaagcagcggcggcaacGGCCAAGAGGGCGGCGAATACTGCGAtctgaaattttatattttgttgttagatgattttatttttatttgttcgaTGGCATCTAACAATATGATTGTTCAATGTAATCGTTGAATATACATATGTAACTCTGGCACAATTCAGATAATGACAACTCTATTGTGTatgttcgaaaaaaaaatcaatttgatGTAAAGCACAGCTAAAAAGTAGCTCTGTTCGGCCACATTCAAGTACATACCGTCTTCATGTTTGTTTTTGGAGTTTTGGGTGTGTGAACACAGAAGCTGAGCTGATCCGAACTGGATGAACGATCGAGAGCTGAGTGCCGACAGGTGGTGGACCGGCTGATTTTATACCAGGAGACTCCCACAGCCAAAATATCCCGCCACTCACCTCTGGTCCATCTTCGATACGCACACactgacacacacacacacacgcgcgtgatTTTTTTACGGCCTTCGGCATTTGCTCTGCTcgtctctctgtctgtctgtctgtctctctctctctctctctctctctctctctctctctctctctctctctctctctctgtctctgtctgtctctgtctgtctgtctgtctctctctctctctctctctctctctctctgtctctgtctgtctctgtctgtctgtctgtctctctctctctctctctctctctctctctctctctctctctctctctctctctctctctctctctctctctctctgtcattGCCGCAGTAGCCACCGCGTGGCGATCGCGTGCTCGCTACGCAATAATCTACGATCCGCGCATAATGGATCGGGCATGGATTATGCGTTTGACGATTGCTATACATATAATGATACTGTTTATGTTTTGCACTTatcttattattatcaattcgACAAGTGTAAATGTGTATTTTTCGCCTTGCATCAATGCATTATATGAACACATTACATCTAatattcgtaatttttttaatttattagaacTTCTGAGTGGAATGTAACTCACAATGTCTATAAATCATctgttataataataactataatttattttaatttctgtTAGGAGGATTTGTCCCTGAAATAATGTataaatgttataaaaatggcgcataaaaaagtatataatctGTCCTTTCCTTTGTATTTTACGGTGTCTCGCGACTATTGCATTATGCATGAGACGATGTTCGGCCTTTCAGATTTACTTAGTCAATGCGGCAATCGTTACAACTAAGCCGTCGCGGTCCATCCTTAAAATTTACGTTAGAGATGATCCTTAAGATATACGGAAATCTGTTTGTAAACACTGACCTTCTCTCATGGCGAATTCGTGCTCCCAATTAATTAATTCcttgaaaattatcaattGAATAATGGCAAaccatttgaaaaaattaggCTAAAAACTTAAAGTACCATCTGGATGATACTGCCAACTATGACCAGTGTTTACACCCAGATGTTTTTTAAagtataataacaataattagatctttaaattactttttatctcatgatttacaaaattttataatcgtTTAAGCAACGTTTTAAACACGATTTAACACGTAATATAAACGTTTTATAATTTGGATGAATTGTAAATAAGCCGGATATACGAACGCTTATCAATGATTTTTCCAACGCCCAAAAATTTGACTTCAAATCTTTTGAAAAACAATCTGTGTTATTGCAGATACTTTTCTTTgcaagagagaaaaacaagTTGAGAGGCAAACAAAAAACGAAATCATAAaaccaacattttttttaatattatttttatttaatattttctgaaaTCGATATACATAGTATCAATATATTCGTGATTCATTGAAATAACTTACCTGTATGTGCGCTGtccaaattattaatcttATAAGGATATATTCATAATTACTAATGctttttatacattataaatTTGTGATTTCCATTGCACTTAGCATAACGTTCCCTTGACTAAAGTCAAACTATCTTGCGAAAATTGTTCGAAGCTTTTACTTACAAATCACGGCTTTATATGCCTTGCGAAAAATTCTTGATTTCAATATTGCATTTAAATCTCATTGGCTCCGTGCTCGAGAATAGACAGTCTAAGACCTCCTCGAGGCCCAGCTCGACTGCAAGGAAGGCGACTGAGTTTCTTTCGGTGTCCGTATAATCAATGTCCTGCCGTGGCTATCATCAG
Coding sequences within it:
- the LOC100119013 gene encoding flexible cuticle protein 12, which codes for MKTIAVFAALLAVAAAASFQKNEDVFVVKETPSDNIGLDNYRYGYELSNGQQHEESAQVETRSAEESVLRVRGSYSFVIDGVTYTVNYVADENGFQPQGAHLPVAPVA
- the LOC116416354 gene encoding flexible cuticle protein 12-like; this encodes MKTIAVFAALLAVAAAASFQKNEDVFVVKETPSDNIGLDNYRYGYELSNGQQHEESAQVETRSAEESVLRVRGSYSFVIDGVTYTVNYVADENGFQPQGAHLPVAPVA